A single region of the Nitrospira sp. genome encodes:
- a CDS encoding TonB-dependent receptor — MAGRIRVMGGRAVWVLAIGLGCSWNTLVLAQGIETTVPGQQASDAGTSADERNTAVEPEQPAKSKPVKIPEVMVKDVHERNEPDQESVKDIAGSVNVVTREEIQRARPKNADEMLRRVPGVNVLDEYGQGMRPNIGIRGMDPRRSKNILLMLDDIPIQPALFGDASTYYMVPIERIDHIEVIKGGASVLYSPNTQGGLINFIQKRIPTTPTFSTTNTFGSFNLFQSDTQYGGHWGNFGAQLGYVRRQSDGFRDHSKSQLDDFTMRFEANPDDRTRITTNISWYDETTQTPGSITPAQYRSDRTLAGKPNDEFKGQRGAIDVTASREIDAHNTAKVIVYGNVFERNWYIQDQAANGTLLSTSQNFLRKFNVFGVMPQHQFKFSLFGLDQQITSGVRYHAERLTDITGIGTAGSKISRTTNNADLESVAYAAYTETAIRLTEAFTISPGIRWEQVNQSRETMNAVPPAGGNFKSYKTTQGLIYGTGVKYQLTPDSMLFGHVHTTFRPPTFANAVDPTSGTTQDLSAERALSSDIGIRSMLVPGVSAELALFRTEFSNQIVQQGSQFVNAGKTLMEGIESTVSLDWGEIVRPLQGFVTRGSITLLRPKSLFGATDGKDLPYAPRMTFYGLVGYYHPTGASIEADATYVAQQFTDGANTQTENALGTNGAIPSYTIWNLRLNYAPPKAKWAIFAGVRNLTDESFIAQRTTGSFLGIQPGEIRNFYGGVSWRF; from the coding sequence ATGGCGGGACGTATCCGGGTCATGGGTGGAAGGGCTGTATGGGTGTTGGCGATAGGACTTGGTTGTAGCTGGAATACCCTTGTTCTGGCGCAAGGGATAGAGACGACTGTTCCCGGCCAGCAGGCCTCCGATGCAGGGACCAGCGCAGATGAGAGGAACACGGCGGTCGAGCCGGAGCAGCCGGCGAAGTCCAAACCAGTGAAGATTCCCGAAGTGATGGTGAAAGACGTGCACGAACGAAACGAGCCGGATCAGGAATCGGTGAAGGACATCGCGGGATCGGTAAATGTCGTCACGCGCGAGGAAATTCAGCGCGCCCGGCCGAAAAACGCCGACGAAATGTTGCGGCGCGTGCCCGGTGTCAACGTGCTCGACGAATATGGCCAGGGGATGCGACCCAACATCGGCATCCGGGGTATGGATCCCCGGCGCAGCAAAAACATTCTCCTCATGTTGGACGATATCCCCATACAACCGGCCCTCTTTGGCGATGCCTCAACGTATTACATGGTGCCGATCGAACGCATCGACCATATCGAGGTGATCAAAGGAGGCGCCTCGGTTCTCTATTCACCGAATACTCAGGGTGGCCTCATTAATTTTATTCAGAAACGGATTCCTACGACGCCGACGTTTTCCACCACGAATACGTTCGGCAGTTTCAACTTGTTTCAGTCGGACACGCAGTACGGGGGCCATTGGGGGAATTTTGGCGCACAACTCGGGTATGTCCGGCGCCAGTCAGACGGTTTCAGAGACCATAGCAAATCCCAGCTGGATGATTTCACGATGCGATTCGAGGCCAATCCCGACGATCGGACGCGCATTACGACGAACATCTCCTGGTACGACGAAACGACGCAGACGCCTGGAAGTATTACACCCGCTCAATACCGGAGCGATCGCACACTGGCCGGGAAACCGAATGATGAATTCAAAGGGCAGCGTGGAGCCATCGATGTGACGGCGAGCCGGGAGATCGACGCCCACAACACGGCCAAGGTCATCGTGTACGGCAACGTGTTCGAACGGAACTGGTATATCCAGGACCAGGCCGCCAACGGGACGCTGCTCTCGACCAGTCAAAACTTTCTGCGCAAGTTCAATGTCTTCGGCGTCATGCCGCAACACCAATTCAAATTTTCGCTCTTTGGATTGGATCAGCAGATCACCTCCGGCGTGCGGTATCACGCGGAGCGGCTGACGGACATTACTGGAATCGGGACGGCCGGTTCGAAGATCAGCCGCACGACGAACAACGCCGATTTGGAATCGGTGGCCTATGCGGCCTATACGGAGACGGCGATTCGGCTGACCGAAGCCTTCACCATTTCGCCAGGCATACGGTGGGAGCAGGTCAATCAAAGCCGCGAGACGATGAACGCCGTTCCCCCTGCTGGAGGGAATTTCAAGAGCTACAAGACGACACAAGGACTGATCTACGGGACAGGGGTGAAGTATCAACTCACCCCGGACAGCATGCTGTTCGGCCACGTCCATACGACCTTCAGGCCGCCGACCTTCGCCAATGCCGTCGATCCGACGAGTGGAACCACACAAGACCTCTCGGCTGAGCGCGCATTGAGTTCGGATATTGGCATTCGGTCCATGCTGGTCCCGGGGGTGAGTGCGGAACTCGCGCTGTTTCGCACCGAATTCAGCAATCAGATTGTCCAGCAGGGCAGTCAGTTCGTCAACGCCGGAAAGACGTTGATGGAAGGAATCGAAAGCACCGTCAGTCTCGATTGGGGAGAAATTGTCCGTCCACTGCAAGGCTTCGTCACCAGAGGCAGCATCACGCTCTTACGGCCGAAGTCCCTATTCGGAGCGACGGACGGGAAAGACCTGCCGTATGCCCCGCGCATGACGTTCTATGGATTGGTGGGCTATTACCACCCGACCGGGGCGTCGATTGAAGCTGATGCCACGTATGTCGCGCAACAGTTTACCGATGGCGCGAATACCCAGACGGAAAATGCCCTCGGTACAAACGGCGCCATCCCTTCCTACACCATCTGGAATCTGCGGCTCAATTACGCGCCGCCGAAGGCGAAGTGGGCCATTTTCGCCGGTGTACGCAATCTGACCGATGAATCATTCATCGCGCAACGCACCACCGGCAGTTTCCTGGGGATTCAGCCCGGTGAAATCCGGAATTTCTACGGTGGGGTCTCCTGGAGATTTTAA
- a CDS encoding DUF4198 domain-containing protein: MNRNLFNRGLWGIVLVASLLEATPAQAHFVWVETDATAPADAGQGVKVYFGEYAEFLREERGGRLDSIDGVTVRVQDPKRGKTDVPLTKQVNHFVGSVSSCVPGRNAVVAEQTKAPVQDLRKHDLGIVKPMFYARTYFVCLEESRVNEHERDHSTPLALDLIPLTTGLNLASGRVTPGPGGEIVVKAIFNGQRLPGTQVLVHAPNGWDKELKTDAEGIVSFTPLWPGRYVLEMIHVEKTPGEFEGTAYEALRHRSTLALQVRAERPGER; this comes from the coding sequence ATGAATCGGAACCTGTTCAATCGTGGATTATGGGGAATCGTCTTGGTGGCGAGCCTGTTGGAAGCAACTCCGGCCCAGGCCCATTTTGTCTGGGTGGAGACGGATGCGACGGCACCGGCTGATGCGGGACAGGGAGTGAAGGTGTATTTCGGTGAGTATGCCGAATTCCTGCGAGAGGAACGTGGAGGCCGGCTTGATTCGATCGACGGCGTCACCGTGCGTGTGCAGGATCCGAAGCGCGGGAAGACCGACGTGCCGCTGACCAAGCAGGTCAACCATTTCGTCGGTTCCGTCTCCTCCTGTGTCCCGGGACGGAATGCGGTGGTCGCCGAGCAAACCAAAGCGCCGGTTCAGGATCTACGCAAGCATGATCTGGGTATCGTCAAACCGATGTTCTATGCCAGGACCTATTTCGTCTGCCTGGAAGAGAGCCGCGTGAATGAGCATGAGCGGGATCACTCGACGCCGCTGGCGTTGGACTTGATCCCTCTCACCACAGGATTGAATCTAGCGTCCGGCCGTGTGACCCCGGGGCCGGGCGGCGAAATCGTAGTGAAAGCGATCTTTAATGGCCAACGCTTGCCTGGGACTCAGGTGTTGGTGCATGCACCCAATGGCTGGGACAAGGAGCTCAAAACGGATGCCGAGGGTATTGTCTCCTTCACTCCACTGTGGCCAGGCCGGTATGTGCTGGAGATGATTCACGTCGAAAAGACACCGGGGGAGTTCGAAGGGACGGCCTATGAGGCGTTGCGCCATCGCAGCACCTTGGCACTGCAGGTGAGGGCCGAGCGCCCCGGGGAGCGATAG
- a CDS encoding HAMP domain-containing protein has translation MTIRTIKGRIVLAIVLVGCIPLLIGLILAYMSGMRSLRDVIGGNFQAIAEQAADRLTMLVQSEVQGVRLLASAPLRVRQPVEAANLSYAGEWSDTQRLIQERAKEWERGHDNAAGLLNSELSRFLLETKVRDGDKMVGLLITDRYGALVAASSEPDHYFLSHEPWWEALQAGGLDRVYVSGLIPGQEGSFRSPEETIDIAVPILDDHQHTVIGAIKASYRFDSLFAMIKEIRIGQTGHAMLFDAAGQPLVCPILPRRAHRIPGQLMTMIVSSNPGWGIAEDDGHGATDTVVGYAPVTGLSLPDNSWHVFVRQQPEETYAPIRDQLRNLALIGVVMLGLLWAMGRYVATRIAQPIQVLKTGVEAISRGTYDGPLDVKTGDEFEDLAAAVHRMADRLQASRIELESLNAELTHRVEEKTAEITRQMRKLELSERLATLGKVASGIAHEINNPLGIILNRIECMEADAAQSNVPDEVARDLVTIRSQAERISRVTRSILTFSRGTVSMLKPLDLNCVARTCVAMAGERMTGLSVRIGMDLAPVLSPVMGDRDRLETVLLNVINNAIDAVTACGDRGVVTVRTTPVQIDGDEWVQISISDNGPGVPTAIADRIFDPFFTTKPAGQGTGLGLFLSYGIVSDHRGRIEVRNDNVGAVFEIYLPAVGLGERVHEGAPWGLQEKF, from the coding sequence ATGACGATTCGTACCATCAAGGGCCGCATTGTACTCGCCATTGTGCTGGTGGGCTGTATTCCGCTCCTGATCGGACTCATTCTCGCCTACATGTCCGGTATGCGTTCGCTTCGCGACGTGATCGGCGGAAATTTTCAAGCGATTGCCGAACAGGCCGCCGATCGCCTGACCATGCTCGTGCAGAGCGAAGTGCAGGGGGTGCGGTTGCTTGCATCCGCGCCTTTGCGGGTGCGTCAGCCGGTCGAAGCTGCCAATCTGTCTTATGCGGGCGAGTGGTCCGACACGCAGCGGCTGATTCAAGAACGCGCGAAGGAATGGGAGAGAGGACACGACAACGCGGCCGGCCTGTTGAATTCAGAATTGTCGCGCTTTCTTCTAGAGACGAAAGTCCGCGACGGCGACAAGATGGTCGGGCTGCTGATCACCGACCGGTATGGAGCATTGGTCGCAGCCAGTTCGGAACCGGATCACTACTTCCTCAGCCATGAACCCTGGTGGGAAGCCTTACAGGCCGGAGGCCTCGATCGCGTCTACGTCAGCGGGTTAATCCCCGGGCAGGAAGGATCCTTTCGCTCGCCGGAAGAGACCATCGATATTGCGGTTCCCATCCTTGACGACCATCAGCACACGGTCATCGGTGCCATTAAGGCGTCCTATCGGTTTGATTCTCTCTTCGCGATGATCAAAGAGATTCGGATCGGGCAGACCGGGCACGCCATGTTGTTCGACGCAGCCGGGCAGCCTCTGGTCTGTCCCATTTTGCCGCGTCGCGCCCATCGAATCCCCGGCCAGTTGATGACCATGATCGTGTCGTCAAACCCCGGTTGGGGCATCGCCGAAGACGACGGCCATGGAGCGACGGATACGGTGGTAGGATATGCGCCGGTCACGGGGCTGAGCCTGCCGGACAACTCCTGGCACGTCTTCGTGCGGCAACAACCGGAGGAAACTTACGCACCCATTCGCGACCAGTTACGAAACCTCGCGTTGATCGGAGTGGTGATGTTGGGCCTGCTCTGGGCGATGGGCCGCTACGTGGCGACCAGAATCGCCCAACCGATTCAAGTGCTCAAGACGGGTGTGGAAGCGATCAGCCGAGGCACCTACGACGGCCCGCTCGATGTGAAAACCGGCGATGAATTTGAAGACCTCGCGGCGGCTGTCCATCGCATGGCCGATCGGTTGCAGGCCTCGCGCATCGAGCTGGAGTCACTGAATGCCGAACTCACGCATCGGGTCGAGGAGAAGACCGCGGAGATTACGCGGCAGATGCGGAAACTGGAACTCTCGGAGCGGTTGGCGACATTGGGTAAGGTGGCGAGCGGGATCGCGCATGAAATTAACAATCCACTCGGCATCATTCTCAATCGTATCGAATGCATGGAGGCCGACGCCGCGCAGTCGAACGTGCCGGATGAGGTTGCCCGCGATCTGGTGACCATTCGCTCTCAAGCCGAACGAATCTCCAGAGTGACGCGCAGCATCCTCACGTTCTCTCGCGGGACGGTGTCCATGCTGAAGCCGCTCGACCTCAACTGCGTGGCCCGGACCTGCGTGGCCATGGCAGGCGAACGGATGACGGGGCTTTCTGTCCGGATCGGCATGGATCTGGCACCTGTCTTGTCGCCTGTGATGGGTGATCGTGATCGATTGGAAACCGTGCTGCTGAACGTGATCAATAACGCCATTGATGCGGTGACCGCTTGTGGCGATCGGGGAGTGGTCACGGTTCGGACGACTCCTGTGCAGATCGATGGTGATGAGTGGGTGCAGATCAGCATATCGGACAACGGGCCCGGTGTGCCGACGGCGATTGCGGATCGAATTTTTGATCCATTTTTTACGACGAAGCCGGCAGGCCAGGGAACGGGGTTGGGCTTATTCTTGAGTTATGGCATTGTCTCAGACCATCGCGGCCGGATTGAGGTGCGGAACGACAACGTGGGCGCCGTGTTTGAGATCTATCTGCCTGCGGTGGGCCTGGGTGAACGCGTGCATGAAGGAGCACCATGGGGATTGCAGGAAAAATTCTGA
- a CDS encoding sigma-54-dependent Fis family transcriptional regulator codes for MGIAGKILIVDDEQDALDNCRRILSRVPYDCLTECDPARALDIIQRERPGLILTDLRMPQLDGIEVLAAAKRMDPSVQVVLLTAHATVQTAVTSMRYGAFDYITKPFTSIDLVQVARRAFGEDGATAAKQTGGAEVRPPVDQERPGKRAGLSRVIGESPAMESVFSLIEKVAPTHSNVLVYGESGTGKELVARAIHDASLRADRPFIPVDCVSLPDTLLESELFGHEKGAFTGAHVSKPGLFEVAAGGTVFLDEVSGMSQTLQSRLLRVLQERQMRRVGGIRFLDIDVRVIAASNQDLEAACRRGEFREDLYYRLNVIPIVLPPLRNREGDILLLAREFLRRFVKQQRLGLACVPELDASATDLLCGYSWPGNVRELQNVIERAAVLADGPVITSVHLPDRLRQCGGEESASGEAGSFKHAKQVAVTTFERSFLIDLLKRNDGHMGKAAREAGVDRKTVERMVKKHGLRELF; via the coding sequence ATGGGGATTGCAGGAAAAATTCTGATCGTTGATGACGAGCAGGATGCGTTGGACAATTGCCGGCGGATTTTGAGTCGTGTGCCTTATGATTGTCTGACCGAATGTGATCCGGCCCGCGCATTGGATATCATTCAGCGCGAGCGGCCGGGATTGATTCTGACCGATTTGCGCATGCCGCAGCTGGACGGGATTGAAGTGTTGGCTGCGGCCAAACGAATGGATCCCTCGGTCCAAGTGGTGCTGTTGACGGCGCATGCCACCGTGCAGACCGCGGTGACGTCGATGCGGTATGGCGCCTTCGACTACATTACCAAACCGTTCACCAGCATCGACCTGGTGCAAGTCGCCCGGCGAGCATTCGGCGAAGATGGCGCGACGGCTGCGAAGCAAACCGGGGGAGCTGAGGTCCGGCCTCCTGTTGATCAGGAGCGTCCGGGGAAGCGGGCCGGTTTGTCCCGAGTGATCGGGGAAAGCCCCGCCATGGAGTCGGTCTTCAGCCTGATCGAAAAGGTGGCTCCCACGCATTCCAACGTGTTGGTCTATGGAGAAAGCGGCACGGGAAAAGAACTCGTTGCGCGCGCGATTCACGATGCCAGCCTGCGGGCGGACCGTCCCTTCATTCCGGTGGATTGCGTGTCGTTGCCTGATACGCTTCTGGAATCGGAACTGTTCGGTCATGAGAAGGGTGCCTTTACCGGTGCGCATGTCTCAAAGCCGGGGTTGTTCGAGGTGGCGGCAGGCGGGACCGTGTTTCTGGACGAGGTCAGCGGAATGAGCCAGACCTTGCAGTCGCGGTTACTGCGGGTCTTGCAGGAGCGGCAAATGCGGCGCGTCGGTGGCATCCGGTTCTTGGATATCGATGTGCGGGTGATTGCGGCATCGAACCAGGATCTTGAAGCCGCCTGCCGGCGGGGAGAGTTTCGCGAGGACCTCTATTACCGGCTGAATGTCATTCCCATTGTTCTTCCACCGTTACGAAATCGTGAGGGAGACATTCTGCTCCTGGCGCGGGAATTTCTGCGGCGGTTCGTCAAGCAGCAACGGCTGGGGTTGGCGTGTGTGCCGGAATTGGATGCGTCGGCGACGGATCTGTTGTGCGGGTACTCCTGGCCGGGAAATGTACGTGAGTTGCAAAACGTCATTGAGCGGGCCGCAGTTCTGGCCGATGGGCCGGTCATTACGAGCGTCCACTTGCCCGATCGGTTGCGGCAATGCGGAGGGGAGGAGTCTGCGTCAGGAGAAGCCGGCTCCTTCAAACATGCCAAGCAGGTGGCGGTCACGACATTCGAGCGAAGTTTTTTGATCGACCTCCTGAAGAGAAACGATGGGCACATGGGGAAAGCCGCCCGTGAAGCCGGAGTGGACCGAAAGACGGTTGAGCGGATGGTCAAGAAACATGGCTTGCGCGAACTGTTCTAG
- a CDS encoding multicopper oxidase domain-containing protein: MRSVRSGPRKLNKHRSQAAWKLLLGVMLPSVCVGAFSVASAAPELHGAAHNQPAWAEQLKGQTIIEDAQEGHVERTAMMERQHQRIMEKINEQLIHDAEVQRTGGQYNNVNMLHQYGAGNQDLLLMSNSGAEPVSSMGGKCPASAPVRSYDVSAINVEITLNMWLDFYPGYMYTLTENIDKVRAEETKNKEARDKDGYDPGGVINGLQNQFIQPLVLRGNQGDCVKMTLRNQLEGDEEVSLNIHGSSMVMSATGQPATTTNPDSIAAKGKAVEMEWYIPPTQQEGSRQFHSYSNDRELTVMGLFGSFVIEPKGSEYLEPLGTGDPQPTKSGWQAIIKNGSGPDFREFVLFYHEVGDEAFRPLNKKGDFIPQRDPLTDVYRPVARALNYRSEPFGVDNMQTQHEYFGFEDESMAYSAYTFGDPATTIPRSYLGDPAKFRLVHGGSEVFHSHHPHGGAIRWPRSPRAIDEMPLWHAAKNGPVKYPVIRTKSDRVDVEVIGPSETMDLETECGSGLCQQLAGDFLFHCHVAHHYIAGMWGYWRVYNTIQQGANHNDVMPDLLELPDRKGRIKAGVTSDELIGKTVDWFGKQFKIVEKGKTDWKADPAVVTLKDWVEMQFPPQGLPGHKKDERDQTKSYDATVLNWNWQGNRAMTEPENTVPNPRYQSTHPGERLPIVFEPLTGKVSWPHLKPHFGRRVPFSKSHNPSPWLEMIHLEEDGQPSSYPAKPGENGRWSLCPENAGSKKYNVHFIHTPMMLADKQGDTPAIMDEGGLIYVLHEEEAAIRKNNDLRFPLVVRSNIYDCVDWMLTSEWDDDDFGNFHASKVNTHWHFLQFDNQSSDGVITGFSNEQSVRPFTMLEKKTDKGLPLPLNTIFTKTGKKGDRVITLKNAAQYHPGIEILIGADNVGGNEVGRIQSIKGNEITLVRPLKHDHPVKDIVTVEFVRQRFWVDSDVGTVFWHDHALGRITWGHGGFGTMIVEPVGSTYHNPKTGAPIRSGPLADIRTAEPVGYGVNGSFRELLVQLNDSVPHTINIVTAGNPPGQPVEVALEAGKTISFPIPDHIKMTPMPFLNGGTHTTGGSLNFRAEPISGRLKANPDPSKLFSSAVHGDPYTPMVRAYLGDTVVFRLLQTMTNESMVWTLSGHTYLTERYAGDANRKNSIHVGIAERYDLVVPQAGGPRLQAGDYIHFNGRSSKFSEGAWGILRVLDKDVTDLQKLPAGYSGRNEIPKAPAVCPADAPVKSFNVSAIDFPSMKLNPKAPDAIEVDFERTIQMVNPDAKIYVLDEDVATVASGLQPMPLTLRANVGDCLKVKLSNKMKQGRASFSALGLAFDPKDSLGANVGNNPGEQTVAPGESRVYTYYADPFIGETASLVWDWGNVMTNPRNGLYGGIVIGPKGATYRDPKTGADISTKNSWVADVIVNRTIQGYEHRQNYRDVALFFQDEDNIIGTSFMPYVQNTAGLTAVNYRSEPYKFREASGCSLGKVFQPCSVDKPDSIATPLIEAHAGDPVRIHVFGASNEQNGMFSVEKHEWPIEPFMRGADQISVVEFSASESLDAFIPAAGGSFRLPGDYVWSNQRLPYAQSGQWGLLKVLPTDDQRILPLSQQAPSIKRAGSEAGDPIVSRMSNPIQ; encoded by the coding sequence ATGAGATCGGTACGTAGCGGGCCCAGGAAACTGAATAAGCACAGGTCCCAAGCGGCCTGGAAGCTCCTGTTGGGAGTCATGCTTCCATCGGTCTGTGTTGGGGCGTTCAGTGTGGCGTCGGCGGCGCCTGAGCTGCATGGGGCTGCACACAATCAGCCGGCATGGGCTGAGCAGTTGAAGGGACAGACCATTATCGAGGATGCGCAGGAAGGTCATGTCGAGCGCACCGCGATGATGGAGCGTCAACACCAGCGCATTATGGAGAAGATCAACGAGCAGTTGATCCATGATGCCGAGGTGCAGCGCACAGGCGGCCAGTACAACAACGTCAACATGTTGCACCAGTACGGCGCCGGGAATCAGGATTTGTTGTTGATGTCGAACAGCGGCGCTGAGCCGGTCTCGTCAATGGGCGGGAAGTGTCCGGCCAGCGCGCCGGTTCGCAGCTATGACGTGTCGGCGATCAATGTGGAAATCACCTTGAACATGTGGCTCGATTTCTATCCGGGCTACATGTACACGCTGACGGAAAATATCGACAAGGTCCGTGCAGAGGAGACGAAGAACAAAGAGGCGCGGGATAAGGACGGCTACGATCCGGGCGGCGTCATCAACGGGTTGCAGAATCAGTTCATTCAGCCGCTGGTCCTGCGCGGCAATCAGGGGGATTGCGTGAAGATGACCCTCCGCAACCAGTTGGAGGGTGATGAGGAAGTCAGCTTGAACATTCATGGTTCCAGCATGGTCATGTCGGCTACGGGACAGCCGGCCACGACCACCAATCCCGACAGCATCGCCGCCAAGGGCAAAGCGGTGGAGATGGAATGGTATATCCCGCCGACGCAGCAGGAGGGCAGCCGCCAGTTCCATTCCTACAGCAATGATCGCGAGTTGACCGTGATGGGCCTCTTCGGGTCCTTCGTGATCGAGCCGAAGGGGTCTGAGTACCTCGAACCGCTCGGAACCGGCGATCCTCAGCCGACCAAGAGCGGCTGGCAGGCGATCATCAAGAACGGCAGCGGACCGGACTTCCGGGAGTTCGTGCTGTTTTATCATGAAGTCGGCGACGAAGCATTTCGTCCCTTGAACAAGAAAGGCGACTTCATTCCGCAGCGCGATCCGCTCACCGACGTCTATCGTCCGGTGGCCCGCGCCTTGAACTATCGGAGCGAGCCGTTCGGCGTCGACAATATGCAGACGCAGCACGAATACTTCGGCTTCGAGGACGAGTCGATGGCCTACAGCGCGTATACGTTCGGCGATCCGGCCACGACCATTCCGCGCAGCTACCTCGGAGACCCGGCCAAGTTCCGGCTGGTGCACGGTGGCTCCGAAGTATTTCACTCGCACCATCCGCATGGCGGAGCGATTCGTTGGCCGCGGAGCCCGCGGGCCATCGACGAAATGCCCTTGTGGCATGCGGCGAAGAACGGTCCCGTGAAATATCCCGTGATCCGGACGAAGTCCGATCGCGTCGACGTGGAAGTCATCGGACCGTCCGAGACCATGGATCTGGAAACGGAGTGCGGATCCGGTCTCTGCCAGCAGTTGGCCGGAGACTTTCTCTTCCATTGCCACGTGGCGCATCACTATATCGCGGGCATGTGGGGCTACTGGCGCGTGTACAACACCATTCAACAGGGCGCGAATCACAATGACGTGATGCCGGACCTCCTGGAGTTGCCGGACCGCAAGGGCCGCATCAAGGCGGGGGTCACGTCAGACGAACTGATCGGCAAGACCGTCGATTGGTTCGGTAAGCAATTCAAGATCGTGGAGAAGGGCAAGACCGATTGGAAGGCCGACCCGGCCGTCGTGACTCTCAAGGACTGGGTCGAAATGCAGTTCCCACCGCAGGGTCTGCCGGGCCACAAGAAGGATGAGCGCGACCAGACCAAGTCCTATGACGCGACCGTGCTGAATTGGAACTGGCAGGGGAACCGCGCCATGACCGAGCCTGAGAACACGGTGCCGAATCCGCGGTATCAATCGACCCATCCGGGCGAGCGGCTGCCGATCGTGTTCGAGCCGTTGACCGGTAAAGTCTCCTGGCCGCACTTGAAGCCGCACTTCGGTCGGCGCGTGCCGTTCTCGAAGAGCCACAATCCTTCTCCATGGTTGGAGATGATCCACCTTGAGGAAGACGGCCAGCCGAGTTCCTATCCGGCCAAGCCGGGTGAGAATGGACGCTGGAGCCTGTGCCCGGAGAATGCCGGGTCGAAGAAATACAACGTGCACTTTATCCATACGCCGATGATGCTCGCCGACAAACAAGGCGACACCCCGGCCATCATGGATGAAGGCGGGTTGATTTATGTGTTGCATGAAGAGGAAGCGGCCATTCGCAAGAACAACGACCTGCGCTTCCCGCTGGTCGTACGGTCGAACATCTACGATTGCGTGGATTGGATGTTGACCAGCGAATGGGACGACGATGACTTCGGGAATTTCCATGCCTCGAAGGTCAATACCCATTGGCACTTTCTGCAGTTCGACAACCAGTCGTCGGACGGCGTGATCACCGGCTTCTCGAACGAACAGTCGGTGCGCCCGTTCACCATGTTGGAGAAGAAAACGGACAAGGGCTTGCCCTTGCCGTTGAACACCATCTTCACGAAGACGGGAAAGAAGGGCGATCGCGTGATCACCCTCAAGAACGCCGCGCAGTATCATCCCGGCATTGAAATCCTGATCGGCGCGGATAACGTCGGCGGGAATGAAGTCGGACGGATCCAGTCGATCAAGGGCAACGAGATCACACTCGTCCGGCCGTTGAAACACGATCATCCGGTGAAGGATATCGTGACGGTGGAATTTGTTCGGCAGCGGTTCTGGGTGGATTCCGATGTGGGCACCGTGTTCTGGCACGACCATGCGTTGGGCCGGATTACCTGGGGCCACGGCGGATTCGGCACGATGATTGTCGAACCGGTCGGATCGACCTATCACAACCCGAAGACCGGCGCGCCGATCCGGAGCGGTCCGTTGGCGGACATCCGCACCGCGGAGCCTGTAGGCTACGGGGTCAACGGCAGCTTCCGTGAGTTGCTGGTGCAATTGAATGACAGCGTGCCGCACACGATCAATATCGTGACGGCGGGCAATCCTCCGGGCCAGCCGGTGGAAGTGGCCCTGGAAGCGGGAAAGACGATCTCCTTTCCGATTCCTGACCATATCAAGATGACGCCGATGCCGTTCCTGAACGGCGGGACCCATACAACGGGCGGCAGTCTCAACTTCAGAGCGGAGCCGATCAGCGGACGCCTGAAGGCGAATCCGGATCCCTCGAAGCTCTTCAGCAGCGCCGTACACGGCGATCCGTACACCCCGATGGTACGAGCCTACCTGGGTGACACGGTCGTGTTCCGGTTGCTGCAGACCATGACCAATGAAAGCATGGTCTGGACGCTGTCCGGGCATACCTATCTGACAGAGCGGTATGCCGGCGATGCGAACCGGAAGAACTCTATCCATGTCGGTATCGCTGAACGATACGACCTCGTCGTTCCGCAAGCCGGTGGACCGCGACTGCAGGCGGGCGACTACATCCATTTCAATGGTCGTTCGTCCAAGTTCTCGGAAGGCGCCTGGGGTATCTTGCGCGTCCTCGATAAGGACGTGACGGATCTGCAGAAGTTGCCTGCCGGGTACAGCGGCCGGAACGAAATTCCGAAGGCTCCGGCGGTGTGTCCTGCCGATGCGCCGGTGAAGAGTTTCAATGTGTCGGCGATCGATTTCCCGTCGATGAAGTTGAACCCGAAGGCCCCGGATGCCATCGAGGTCGATTTCGAGCGGACCATCCAGATGGTCAATCCTGATGCCAAGATTTACGTCTTGGATGAGGATGTCGCGACGGTGGCGTCCGGCCTCCAGCCGATGCCGTTGACGTTGCGCGCGAACGTCGGGGACTGTTTGAAGGTGAAGCTGAGCAACAAGATGAAGCAGGGCCGTGCGTCGTTCTCGGCGCTGGGTCTGGCGTTTGATCCGAAAGATTCCCTGGGTGCAAACGTCGGCAACAATCCGGGCGAGCAAACCGTCGCGCCGGGTGAGAGCCGCGTCTATACGTACTATGCCGATCCATTCATCGGGGAGACTGCGTCCCTGGTGTGGGACTGGGGGAATGTCATGACCAATCCCCGCAACGGACTGTACGGCGGTATCGTGATCGGGCCCAAGGGGGCGACCTATCGCGATCCGAAGACCGGTGCGGATATCTCCACCAAGAACAGCTGGGTGGCCGATGTCATCGTGAATCGGACGATTCAGGGGTACGAACATCGCCAGAACTACCGCGATGTGGCCTTGTTCTTCCAAGATGAAGACAACATCATTGGAACCAGCTTTATGCCCTACGTACAAAACACGGCGGGATTGACGGCTGTGAACTACCGTTCGGAACCGTATAAGTTCCGCGAAGCCAGCGGATGCTCCCTGGGCAAGGTGTTCCAGCCTTGCTCGGTGGACAAGCCGGACAGCATTGCCACGCCGCTCATCGAAGCGCATGCGGGAGATCCCGTGCGCATCCATGTATTCGGGGCGAGCAATGAACAGAACGGCATGTTCAGCGTGGAGAAACATGAATGGCCGATCGAGCCGTTCATGCGCGGCGCCGACCAAATCAGCGTCGTGGAGTTCTCAGCGTCGGAATCGCTGG